In Primulina eburnea isolate SZY01 chromosome 3, ASM2296580v1, whole genome shotgun sequence, one DNA window encodes the following:
- the LOC140825820 gene encoding uncharacterized protein encodes MAASNGKVMYSSISNVERENRKFAFVDDFDDDSWSAGPEEPHMEALNKKVSYSLPFGSEDFMDDGYDSGDDRYNLVRHSGPPEVNLRNVLNGMFAILTGRNKDHSNLSSSSNVSFLGSSKNGETFLHSSVYIPSAPPLLEQKAFDYNAYKEILEAEPPEWLPDSSTTVCMQCNSPFTALTRGRHHCRFCGAIFCRACSKGRCLLPAKFRERNPQRVCDTCYDRLDPLQGVLINTISNAVQVAKHDVMDWTCSRGWINLPLGLSMEHEIFKSANTLRSFCQAARLNPEKSIPAAVLRGARGLAILTVAKAGVLLAYKFGTGLVVARRSDGSWSAPSAVLSVGLGWGAQVGGELVDFIIVLRDHEAVKTFCSRMHFSLGAGCSAAAGPIGRVIEADLRAGDKGSGMCYTYSCSKGAFVGVSLEGNIVATKMDTNLRFYGDPYLTTSDILLGTVDRPKAAEPLYASLSNLYSKLQC; translated from the exons ATGGCAGCATCGAATGGTAAAGTCATGTACTCTTCTATTTCGAATGTAGAAAGGGAAAATAGAAAGTTCGCATTTGTAGATGACTTCGATGATGATTCCTGGTCTGCTGGGCCTGAAGAGCCACACATGGAGGCCTTGAATAAAAAAGTATCATATTCATTGCCATTTGGTTCTGAAGATTTTATGGATGATGGGTATGACTCGGGAGATGATAGATACAACCTTGTGCGTCACAGTGGCCCCCCTGAGGTGAACCTGAGGAATGTATTGAATGGGATGTTTGCTATCCTGACAGGGCGTAATAAAGATCATTCTAATCTCAGCAGCAGTTCAAATGTTTCATTTCTTGGATCTTCAAAGAATGGAGAGACATTCTTGCACTCTTCAGTTTACATACCAAGTGCTCCCCCACTTCTCGAACAGAAAGCATTTGATTATAATGCTTACAAAGAAATTTTAGAAGCTGAACCACCTGAATGGCTTCCAGACAGTTCCACAACAGTTTGTATGCAGTGCAATTCTCCATTTACAGCTTTGACTAGAGGAAGACACCATTGTCGCTTTTGTGGAGCTATCTTTTGCAGAGCGTGCTCAAAAGGCAGGTGCTTATTACCAGCTAAGTTTAGGGAGAGGAATCCGCAGAGGGTGTGTGACACCTGCTATGATAGGCTTGATCCATTGCAGGGTGTTTTAATCAACACCATTAGCAACGCTGTACAGGTTGCAAAGCATGATGTAATGGATTGGACTTGttcaagaggatggattaaCCTTCCACTTGGTTTGTCCATGGAGCATGAAATATTTAAGTCGGCGAACACATTGAGGAGCTTTTGCCAG GCTGCAAGATTGAACCCTGAGAAGTCAATTCCTGCTGCTGTTTTAAGAGGAGCCAGAGGTTTAGCTATCCTAACAGTTGCAAAAGCTGGAGTGCTACTTGCGTACAAATTTGGAACAGGATTAGTTGTCGCTAGGAGGTCAGATGGGTCATGGTCTGCACCATCTGCTGTACTTTCTGTTGGTTTAGGATGGGGTGCTCAG GTTGGGGGCGAACTCGTGGATTTCATTATCGTGCTACGTGACCATGAAGCTGTGAAAACATTTTGTAGTCGCATGCATTTTTCTCTTGGTGCTGGTTGTAGTGCTGCAGCTGGACCGATAGGGAGAGTTATAGAAGCAGATCTGCGAGCTGGAGACAAAGGTTCTGGCATGTGCTACACTTACAGTTGCAGTAAAG GTGCTTTTGTGGGTGTATCACTTGAAGGGAACATTGTTGCGACAAAAATGGATACAAATCTTCGTTTCTACGGTGATCCGTATCTCACCACTTCTGATATCCTACTTGGGACAGTGGACAGACCGAAGGCCGCTGAACCATTATACGCTTCTCTTAGCAACCTTTACTCTAAGTTGCAATGCTAG
- the LOC140825821 gene encoding suppressor of mec-8 and unc-52 protein homolog 2-like, producing MSSKRNPKEKTVRRHPKEEKPEEPELPKYRDRAKERREDQNPDYEITELTSFHAVAPPGTVDLLSADAHKLSIEKSKYLGGDVEHTHLVKGLDYALLHKVRSEIDKKPDVGEGADGQSKGSKDDQPVAFRTASAKSVYQWIVKPQTTIKTNEMFLPGRMLFIFNMENGFSHDIPTTMHRSKADCPVPEEMVTVSVDGSVLDRIAKIMSYLRLGSSGKVLKKKKKDKDAKGKPLTASNGYEEDEKLSKSDLLKNLNGREILPPPPPPPRKNYIDPKDNQVPADVRKEEEDIFVGDGVDYSIPGKDMSQSPISEDMEESPRNKERTSYFTEPAYGPVPPSELSHGWQQTNGYDALQAQALAGGYQGEWQDYQYAEQLVYPEQYLQQEIQAYEMQAGVDIQLEPQLMTQEEKDRGLGSVFKRDDQRLKQLREKDSREKDPNFISESYSECYPGYQEYNRAVVDSDDEDDLSKMDMGGRAKGRLHRWDFETEEEWAKYNEQKEAMPKAAFQFGVKMQDGRKTRKQNRDQKLNNDLHKINRILARKNSEKGERNDDGGIYDDDAHSGKKLRI from the exons ATGTCCTCGAAGCGTAATCCCAAGGAGAAGACCGTTCGCCGCCACCC CAAAGAGGAGAAGCCGGAGGAACCGGAGCTTCCAAAGTACAGGGACAGAGCGAAGGAGCGGAGAGAGGACCAGAATCCCGATTATGAGATAACTGAATTGACGTCCTTTCATGCTGTTGCACCCCCAGGAACTGTTGATCTCTT GTCTGCTGATGCCCATAAGTTATCTATTGAGAAGAGCAAATATCTTGGAG GTGATGTTGAACACACACATTTGGTGAAGGGGTTGGATTATGCTTTGCTTCATAAAGTGCGAAGTGAAATAGACAAGAAGCCTGATGTTGGAGAAGGGGCCGATGGGCAATCCAA AGGATCAAAAGATGATCAACCAGTAGCTTTCCGAACTGCATCCGCAAAG TCAGTTTATCAGTGGATAGTCAAGCCACAAACTACCATCAAGACCAATGAAATGTTCCTACCTGGACGAATGTTGTTCATATTTAACATG GAAAACGGGTTTTCCCATGATATTCCAACCACTATGCACCGCAGTAAAGCTGATTGTCCTGTTCCCGAG GAAATGGTTACTGTCAGTGTTGATGGTTCGGTCTTAGATCGTATTGCCAAAATTATGTCATATCTTCGCCTAGGATCATCTGGAAAAGTTctcaaaaagaagaagaaagataaagatgcgAAAG GGAAGCCATTGACTGCTTCTAATGGATACGAGGAAGATGAGAAATTGTCAAAATCTGATTTGTTGAAGAATCTAAATGGAAGGGAAATTCTACCACCACCTCCCCCACCTCCTAGAAAGAACTATATTGATCCAAAAGATAATCAGGTCCCAGCTGATGTTAGGAAAGAAGAAGAGGATATTTTTGTTGGGGATGGCGTAGATTACTCTATTCCCGGTAAGGATATGAGCCAAAGCCCAATTTCAGAGGACATGGAAGAATCTCCTCGAAATAAAGAGAGAACTTCCTATTTCACCGAACCGGCCTATGGTCCGGTTCCTCCCTCTGAACTATCTCATGGCTGGCAACAAACA AACGGATATGATGCATTGCAAGCTCAAGCATTGGCAGGTGGCTACCAAGGAGAGTGGCAGGACTACCAATATGCTGAACAACTTGTGTACCCTGAGCAATATCTACAGCAAGAAATTCAGGCATATGAAATGCAGGCTGGAGTAGATATTCAACTCGAACCACAGTTGATGACTCAGGAAGAGAAGGATAGAGGCTTAGGATCCGTGTTTAAGAGGGACGATCAGCGACTAAAACAACTAAGGGAGAAAGATTCCCGAGAGAAAGATCCAAATTTTATTTCCGAGAGTTACTCCGAGTGCTATCCCGGTTACCAAGAATATAACCGGGCAGTTGTTGACAGTGATGATGAAGATGATTTATCCAAAATGGATATGGGAGGACGA GCGAAGGGACGACTCCATCGGTGGGACTTTGAGACAGAAGAAGAATGGGCTAAATATAATGAGCAGAAAGAAGCCATGCCTAAAGCTGCATTCCAGTTTGGTGTGAAGATGCAAGATGGGCGGAAGACCCGAAAACAGAATAGAGATCAGAAACTGAACAACGACCTGCACAAGATAAACCGAATTCTTGCCAGAAAGAACTCGGAGAAGGGAGAGAGAAATGATGATGGAGGGATTTACGACGACGACGCACATTCTGGAAAGAAACTTAGAATATGA